From Coccinella septempunctata chromosome 4, icCocSept1.1, whole genome shotgun sequence, a single genomic window includes:
- the LOC123311242 gene encoding endocuticle structural glycoprotein SgAbd-4-like, with amino-acid sequence MQLLITISAFILCATALPQYRPRPVPRPVPGPIQPGRIIAILKQSQDVNVDGSYQWNYETENGIQAEERGALKAGSPDPILEATGGFSYTADDGTPIQLQYIANENGFQPQGAHLPTPPPIPAAILRSLEYNAAHPEEDEGNAPRPGRFG; translated from the exons ATGCAGTTACTG ATAACCATCTCAGCATTCATATTGTGCGCAACTGCGTTACCTCAGTACAGACCCAGGCCTGTACCTAGACCTGTTCCTGGACCAATTCAGCCAGGCAGGATCATTGCCATATTGAAACAATCACAAGATGTCAATGTGGATGGATCTTATCAGTGGAA TTACGAAACTGAAAATGGCATCCAAGCTGAAGAACGTGGTGCCCTGAAAGCAGGATCTCCAGATCCAATTCTGGAAGCAACAGGTGGATTCTCATACACTGCTGATGACGGTACCCCAATCCAGCTCCAATACATCGCCAATGAGAATGGTTTCCAACCACAAGGAGCCCATCTTCCAACTCCACCACCAATCCCTGCCGCCATTTTGAGGTCTTTGGAGTACAACGCTGCTCACCCTGAAGAGGACGAAGGAAACGCTCCAAGACCAGGAAGATTCGGTTGA